The proteins below come from a single Mytilus edulis chromosome 5, xbMytEdul2.2, whole genome shotgun sequence genomic window:
- the LOC139523937 gene encoding prefoldin subunit 4-like produces MASPNKPKDKDIKVTFEDQQKINKFARNNARLQDYKEEVKNKKKELQNVEDAENDLLMREDDTEPVPYQIGEVFVSFTTDGVGEMLEKAKATLEEEIKTIENQAEFHKKILQDLKVELYAKFGNEINLEAEDDS; encoded by the exons ATGGCAAGCCCAAACAAACCCAAG gATAAAGACATCAAAGTAACTTTCGAAGACCAACAAAAGATCAATAAATTTGCCAGAAATAATGCAAGACTTCAAGATTACAAAGAAGAGgtgaaaaacaaaaag AAAGAGCTCCAAAATGTAGAGGATGCAGAAAATGATCTTTTGATGAGAGAAGACGATACAGAACCTGTTC CATATCAGATTGGTGAAGTCTTTGTAAGTTTTACAACAGATGGAGTAGGAGAAATGTTAGAAAAAGCAAAAGCTACTTTAGAAGAAGAGATCAAAACCATAGAAAACCAGGCTGAATTTCACAAAAAGATACTTCAGGACCTGAAAGTTGAGCTTTATGCTAAATTTGGAAATGAGATTAATTTAGAGGCTGAAGATGATTCATAG
- the LOC139523888 gene encoding uncharacterized protein has protein sequence MNSNARIICINSENVNGENGQVDVLVHSTDVFTCGICEHNEENLIDFLKHKIQHQGPGNCYVCQLCKISYTKDSSLIQHYKVKHKVSLVPRKKRRNNFHEKEDIQDITNIIEEKGNDYDLQIVNMENLDVVSLLTSEGSDNSKCDPSYEKDSKTDGPQTVTPDCDIINYCEEIPASVTVNTAIEDSLPMDQSDGTTEIGHLNLKSDNDLSLSYTGPVAIKDNQEIVQTNSSHEENSVVTCNIEIISLDEPNNDLFIDDDESQERNLKYENDDKTDENDFFFCVKTNLNAGKTIIYERQNLCCIYCNYQDMVLANLYQHMSDQHLDHMNTKEELKLENTNDNIKLMKFSEYKRICLKYHMGSSRKNRNTEMQDQAGEFPCSKCDKIFTRLRYLKKHITLHKPEKPFLCDFCGKSFKTQTYLTIHHRSHSKKSYECEQCDFSSSNTALIHIHRQQHNNGCVLCDICGNAYSDKSTLTKHKRVHDPNRPYQCNYPGCTWRFLTEVMCRAHQRNHDTEGKFKCSHCGYVFRHKHHVKRHEAQVHGIKNQPIKIDDKTDSGSEPSSMNNIQSINEVKNTNELQEKDTSTVNVIVESTEESTCLQESVSGGQLVITTDTEGNALNYQLTEISNIALMDSGGGRTIIIPQIDYGNVVLQRVENAVGDSPMIKVTELKENI, from the exons ATGAACTCCAATGCCAGAATTATTTGCATTAACTCAGAAAATGTCAATG GTGAGAATGGGCAAGTTGATGTTCTGGTACATAGTACAGACGTGTTCACATGTGGTATTTGTGAGCATAATGAAGAAAACcttatagattttttaaaacaCAAGATACAAC atCAAGGACCAGGAAACTGCTATGTTTGTCAGCTATGTAAGATTTCATATACTAAAGACTCCTCGCTCATTCAGCATTATAAAGTTAAACATAAAGTGTCATTGGTTCCAAGGAAAAAAAGGAGAAATAATTTTCATGAGAAAGAAGATATTCAAGACATAACAAACATCATAGAGGAAAAAGGAAATGATTATGATCTTCAAATTGTAAATATGGAAAACCttgatgttgtcagtttattaacCAGTGAAGGTTCTGACAACAGTAAATGTGACCCTAGTTATGAAAAAGACAGTAAAACAGATGGGCCTCAAACTGTTACACCTGATTGTGATATTATTAATTATTGTGAAGAAATTCCTGCCTCAGTAACTGTTAACACAGCCATTGAAGATTCTTTGCCAATGGATCAAAGTGATGGGACAACAGAGATTGGACATTTAAATCTAAAATCCGACAATGACTTGTCATTATCTTATACAGGACCAGTTGCTATCAAAGATAATCAGGAAATCGTGCAAACAAATTCATCACATGAAGAAAACAGTGTTGTCACTTGCAATATTGAAATAATAAGCTTGGATGAACCCAATAATGATCTTTTTATTGATGATGACGAATCACAGGAAAGAAATTTAAAATACGAAAATGAtgataaaacagatgaaaatgatttctttttttgtgtgaaaacaaatttaaatgctGGAAAAACTATTATTTATGAAAGACAAAATTTGTGCTGTATATATTGTAATTACCAAGATATGGTATTGGCAAACTTGTATCAACACATGTCTGATCAGCATTTAGATCACATGAATACCAAGGAAGAACTCAAACTTGAAAACACAAATGACAATATaaagctgatgaagttttctgaATATAAAAGGATTTGCTTAAAATATCACATGGGATCTAGCAGGAAGAACAGAAATACCGAAATGCAAGACCAAGCAGGAGAATTTCCCTGCAGTAAATGTGATAAAATATTTACTAGATTGCGTTATTTGAAAAAACATATCACCCTCCATAAACCTGAAAAACCTTTTCTCTGTGATTTTTGTGGGAAATCATTTAAAACTCAAACCTACCTTACTATACATCATCGCTCACATTCCAAGAAGTCGTACGAATGTGAACAATGTGATTTCTCATCATCAAATACTGCCTTAATACATATACACAGGCAACAGCATAACAATGGGTGTGTTTTATGTGATATCTGTGGAAATGCATACTCTGATAAATCAACCTTAACAAAACACAAACGTGTTCATGATCCTAATCGTCCATATCAGTGCAACTACCCAGGATGTACTTGGCGGTTTTTAACAGAAGTTATGTGCCGGGCACATCAAAGGAATCATGACACAGAAGGAAAATTTAAATGTTCCCATTGTGGTTATGTCTTTCGACACAAACATCATGTCAAAAGGCATGAAGCTCAAGTGCATGGTATTAAAAATCAACCTATTAAGATTGATGATAAAACAGATAGTGGATCAGAACCATCAAGTATGAACAACATACAGAGTATTAATGAAGTCAAAAACACAAATGAATTGCAGGAAAAAGATACATCTACAGTTAACGTTATAGTAGAATCAACAGAAGAAAGCACTTGTTTACAGGAGTCTGTGTCTGGTGGTCAGTTAGTAATTACAACAGACACTGAAGGGAATGCCTTGAATTATCAACTCACAGAAATTTCCAATATAGCTTTAATGGACTCCGGAGGAGGGAGAACAATTATTATTCCTCAAATTGACTATGGAAACGTTGTTTTGCAGAGGGTGGAAAATGCAGTTGGTGATTCACCCATGATTAAAGTTACAGAATTAAAAGagaatatatga